A window of the Rhizobium brockwellii genome harbors these coding sequences:
- the clpB gene encoding ATP-dependent chaperone ClpB, translating into MNIEKYSERVRGFIQSAQTYALAQGHQQFTPEHVLKVLLDDDQGMAASLIERAGGDSKAARLANDAALAKLPKISGGNGNIYLAQPLAKVLSTAEEAAKKAGDSFVTVERLLQALAIESSSSTFLTLKNAGMTAQGLNQVINDIRKGRTADSSNAEQGFDSLKKFARDLTAEAREGKLDPVIGRDDEIRRTIQVLSRRTKNNPVLIGEPGVGKTAIVEGLALRIVNGDVPESLKDKKLMALDMGALIAGAKYRGEFEERLKAVLNEVQAENGEIILFIDEMHTLVGAGKADGAMDASNLLKPALARGELHCVGATTLDEYRKHVEKDPALARRFQPVVVDEPTVEDTISILRGLKEKYEQHHKVRIADAALVAAATLSNRYITDRFLPDKAIDLMDEAAARLRMQVDSKPEELDELDRRIMQLKIEREALKKETDVASADRLKRLETDVTDLEEQADALTARWQAEKQKLGLAADLKKQLDDARNELAIAQRKGEFQRAGELTYGVIPDLEKQLVDAEKQDGDRGAMVQEVVTPDNIAHIVSRWTGIPVDRMLEGERDKLLRMEDELAKSVIGQGDAVQAVSRAVRRARAGLQDPNRPIGSFIFLGPTGVGKTELTKALARFLFDDETAMVRMDMSEYMEKHSVARLIGAPPGYVGYDEGGALTEAVRRRPYQVVLFDEIEKAHPDVFNILLQVLDDGRLTDGQGRTVDFRNTMIIMTSNLGAEYLTQLRDGDDSDTVREQVMEVVRGHFRPEFLNRIDEIILFHRLKREEMGAIVDIQLKRLVALLSERKIIIDLDEEARHWLANKGYDPVYGARPLKRVIQKFVQDPLAEQILSGQVPDGSTVTVTSGSDRLQFRTRQTVSEAA; encoded by the coding sequence ATGAATATCGAGAAATATTCCGAGCGGGTGCGCGGTTTCATCCAGTCGGCCCAGACTTACGCGCTGGCGCAAGGTCACCAGCAATTCACGCCCGAACATGTGCTGAAAGTCCTGCTCGATGATGATCAGGGCATGGCGGCGTCGCTGATCGAGCGTGCCGGCGGCGATTCCAAGGCCGCCCGCCTGGCCAATGACGCGGCCCTTGCCAAGCTGCCGAAGATTTCCGGCGGCAACGGTAACATCTATCTGGCACAACCGCTCGCCAAGGTCCTTTCGACCGCTGAAGAAGCGGCGAAAAAGGCTGGCGACAGTTTCGTTACCGTCGAGCGCCTGCTACAGGCGCTGGCGATCGAATCCTCCTCCTCTACCTTTTTGACGCTGAAAAATGCCGGCATGACGGCCCAGGGCCTCAACCAGGTTATCAACGACATCCGCAAGGGCCGGACGGCGGATTCTTCCAATGCCGAGCAGGGTTTCGATTCGCTGAAGAAATTCGCGCGTGATCTGACGGCAGAGGCCCGCGAGGGTAAGCTCGACCCGGTGATCGGCCGTGACGACGAAATTCGCCGCACCATCCAGGTGCTTTCGCGCCGTACCAAGAACAATCCAGTGCTGATCGGCGAACCCGGCGTCGGCAAGACGGCGATCGTCGAGGGCCTGGCGCTGCGCATCGTCAACGGTGACGTGCCGGAATCGCTCAAGGACAAGAAGCTGATGGCGCTCGACATGGGCGCGCTGATTGCCGGTGCGAAATACCGCGGCGAATTCGAGGAGCGGCTGAAGGCCGTGCTCAACGAAGTCCAGGCGGAAAACGGCGAGATCATCCTGTTCATCGACGAGATGCACACGCTGGTGGGCGCCGGCAAGGCGGATGGGGCGATGGATGCCTCCAACCTGCTGAAGCCGGCTCTTGCCCGCGGTGAGCTGCATTGCGTCGGCGCGACCACGCTCGACGAATACCGCAAACATGTCGAGAAGGATCCGGCTCTTGCGCGCCGCTTCCAGCCCGTCGTCGTCGATGAACCGACGGTCGAAGACACGATCTCGATCCTGCGCGGCCTGAAGGAAAAATATGAGCAGCATCACAAGGTGCGCATCGCCGATGCGGCGCTGGTGGCCGCGGCAACACTTTCCAACCGCTATATCACCGACCGTTTCCTGCCTGACAAGGCGATCGACCTGATGGACGAGGCGGCAGCGCGGCTGCGCATGCAGGTGGATTCCAAGCCGGAAGAGCTCGATGAACTCGACCGCCGTATCATGCAGCTGAAGATCGAGCGCGAGGCGCTGAAAAAGGAAACGGACGTCGCGTCCGCCGACCGTCTGAAGCGGCTTGAAACCGACGTGACCGATCTCGAGGAACAGGCCGATGCGCTGACGGCCCGCTGGCAGGCGGAAAAGCAGAAACTCGGCCTTGCCGCCGATCTTAAGAAGCAGCTCGATGATGCCCGCAACGAATTGGCGATTGCCCAGCGCAAAGGCGAATTCCAGCGTGCCGGCGAGCTGACCTACGGCGTCATTCCCGATCTTGAAAAGCAGCTCGTCGATGCCGAGAAGCAGGATGGCGACCGCGGCGCGATGGTGCAGGAGGTGGTCACCCCCGACAATATCGCCCATATCGTTTCCCGCTGGACCGGCATTCCGGTCGACAGGATGCTGGAGGGCGAACGTGACAAGCTGCTTCGGATGGAAGACGAACTGGCGAAATCGGTGATCGGCCAGGGCGATGCGGTTCAGGCCGTGTCGCGCGCCGTCCGCCGCGCGCGCGCCGGCCTGCAGGATCCGAACCGGCCGATCGGCTCGTTCATCTTCCTCGGCCCGACCGGCGTCGGCAAGACGGAGCTCACCAAGGCGCTCGCCCGCTTCCTCTTCGACGACGAAACGGCGATGGTTCGCATGGACATGTCGGAATATATGGAGAAGCACTCCGTTGCCCGGCTGATCGGTGCACCACCCGGCTATGTCGGTTATGACGAAGGCGGAGCGCTGACGGAAGCCGTGCGCCGCAGGCCCTATCAGGTCGTGCTGTTCGACGAGATCGAAAAGGCGCATCCCGACGTCTTCAACATATTGCTGCAGGTGCTGGACGACGGACGCCTGACCGACGGCCAGGGCCGGACGGTCGATTTCCGCAATACGATGATCATCATGACCTCGAACCTCGGCGCCGAATATCTGACGCAGTTGAGGGACGGCGACGACAGCGACACGGTTCGCGAGCAGGTGATGGAGGTCGTGCGCGGGCATTTCCGGCCGGAATTCCTGAACCGCATCGACGAGATCATCCTCTTCCATCGCCTGAAGCGCGAGGAGATGGGCGCGATCGTCGATATCCAGCTGAAGCGGCTGGTGGCTCTGCTGTCCGAGCGCAAGATCATCATCGATCTCGACGAGGAAGCCCGCCACTGGCTGGCGAACAAGGGTTACGATCCGGTCTACGGCGCAAGGCCGCTGAAGCGGGTGATCCAGAAGTTCGTGCAGGATCCGCTGGCCGAGCAGATCCTGTCCGGCCAGGTACCGGATGGATCGACGGTGACGGTGACGAGTGGTTCGGACCGGCTGCAGTTCAGGACGAGGCAGACGGTGAGCGAAGCAGCGTAA
- the prmC gene encoding peptide chain release factor N(5)-glutamine methyltransferase gives MSLTVADMLADARRRFTEAGIVDPATDARLLVAGLLKLSPTELLTRSAERLSAEQGEVIFRALARRLGHEPVHRILGEREFYGLPLRLSAETLEPRPDTEILVDTVLVYLKDLAKAQSRLHILDMGTGTGAICLALLSECPDASGVGSDISADALLTARSNADRNGLQDRFQAVRSSWFENIQGSFHAIVSNPPYIVSNVIHDLAPEVTKFDPVAALDGGPDGLDAYKAIAKDAARFIRPDGVVGLEIGYDQRNDVTAIFEAKGFRCLKSVKDYGQNDRVLVFALA, from the coding sequence ATGAGCTTGACGGTCGCTGATATGCTTGCCGACGCGCGCCGCCGCTTCACCGAAGCGGGTATCGTCGACCCGGCGACCGATGCGAGGCTGCTGGTCGCGGGCCTTCTGAAACTGTCGCCGACCGAGCTGTTGACGCGATCGGCCGAGAGGCTTTCTGCTGAGCAGGGTGAGGTGATTTTCAGGGCGCTGGCGCGGCGGCTTGGTCATGAGCCGGTGCATCGCATTCTCGGCGAGCGAGAATTCTATGGCCTGCCGCTTCGGCTCTCGGCGGAAACGCTGGAACCGCGGCCGGATACGGAAATCCTGGTCGATACGGTTCTCGTCTATCTCAAGGACCTTGCAAAGGCACAAAGCCGTCTCCATATCCTTGACATGGGAACCGGGACGGGGGCGATATGCCTTGCGCTTTTGAGCGAATGTCCTGATGCGTCAGGTGTCGGCAGCGACATATCGGCGGATGCACTTTTGACGGCAAGATCGAATGCAGATAGAAATGGATTGCAGGATCGTTTTCAAGCCGTACGGTCGAGTTGGTTCGAGAACATCCAGGGATCCTTTCACGCGATTGTCTCAAATCCGCCCTATATTGTTTCCAATGTCATTCACGATCTCGCTCCCGAAGTGACGAAATTTGATCCGGTTGCGGCGCTGGATGGCGGCCCGGATGGGCTTGACGCTTACAAAGCCATAGCCAAGGATGCGGCAAGGTTCATCAGGCCCGATGGGGTCGTCGGACTGGAGATCGGCTACGATCAGCGAAACGACGTGACGGCGATCTTTGAAGCGAAGGGCTTCAGGTGCCTCAAATCCGTGAAAGACTATGGTCAGAACGACAGGGTGCTCGTGTTCGCGCTCGCGTGA
- a CDS encoding DUF4167 domain-containing protein, with product MRPGQQNKRGRGRGNNNNGGGGGGGNNNNNNFNRKGGNPLTRTYDSSGPDVKIRGTAQHIAEKYAQLARDAQSSGDRVIAENYLQHAEHYNRIIASAQAQMQERFQRDDRGEYNDRDGADRDGDDMDNNDNENDNDGDDVVIVQPPQSRPHQPQQSRQHQPQAQPKPVAAQAPVAAPAPQSEVIDGTGPQPEIEGIPAEVAMDEEGAGGQPRERQPRRRSTGSRPRRPRRGAEGEEAAGEGEGASAEAPVLADAASE from the coding sequence ATGAGGCCAGGACAGCAGAACAAGCGCGGTCGAGGGCGTGGCAACAATAACAACGGCGGCGGTGGCGGCGGTGGAAATAACAATAACAACAATTTCAACCGCAAGGGCGGCAATCCGCTAACCCGGACCTATGACAGCTCCGGCCCCGATGTGAAGATTCGCGGTACTGCGCAGCATATCGCCGAAAAATACGCACAGCTCGCCCGCGACGCCCAAAGCTCTGGCGACCGCGTGATTGCCGAGAATTATCTCCAGCACGCCGAACATTATAATCGTATCATCGCCAGCGCCCAGGCGCAGATGCAGGAACGCTTCCAGCGAGACGACCGCGGCGAGTACAATGATCGCGACGGTGCGGACCGCGACGGCGACGATATGGACAACAATGACAATGAGAATGACAATGACGGCGACGATGTCGTTATCGTCCAGCCGCCGCAGAGCAGGCCGCACCAGCCGCAGCAGAGCAGACAGCACCAGCCGCAGGCCCAGCCGAAGCCGGTAGCCGCTCAGGCGCCTGTGGCTGCGCCGGCACCCCAGTCCGAGGTCATCGATGGAACCGGCCCGCAGCCGGAGATCGAAGGCATTCCGGCCGAAGTCGCCATGGACGAGGAAGGTGCCGGCGGCCAGCCGCGCGAACGCCAGCCCCGCCGCCGCAGCACCGGCAGCCGCCCCCGTCGCCCGCGTCGCGGCGCTGAGGGCGAAGAAGCAGCCGGTGAAGGCGAGGGTGCCTCTGCCGAGGCGCCAGTGCTGGCGGATGCCGCATCGGAGTAA
- the prfA gene encoding peptide chain release factor 1 has product MAKLPVEKMRELERRFGEIEARMSAGPAADVYVKLASEYSELQPVVTKIRAYEKAIAELADLETLLEDKSVDREMRDLAELELPEVKEQIEALEQEMQILLLPKDAADEKSAILEIRAGTGGSEAALFAGDLFRMYERFAAEKGWKVEVLSASEGEAGGYKEIIATITGRGVFAKLKFESGVHRVQRVPETEAGGRIHTSAATVAVLPEAEEIDIEIRAEDIRIDTMRSSGAGGQHVNTTDSAVRITHLPSGIVVTSSEKSQHQNRAKAMQVLRSRLYDAERQRADSERSADRKSQVGSGDRSERIRTYNFPQGRVTDHRINLTLYKLDRMMEGEIEEVVDALMADYQASQLAQLGEQQ; this is encoded by the coding sequence GTGGCGAAGCTTCCCGTTGAAAAGATGCGCGAGCTGGAACGTCGTTTCGGCGAGATCGAGGCGCGCATGTCGGCTGGCCCGGCTGCCGATGTCTATGTGAAGCTCGCATCCGAATATTCCGAGCTGCAGCCGGTCGTGACGAAAATCCGCGCCTACGAGAAGGCGATCGCAGAGCTTGCCGATCTCGAAACGTTGCTCGAGGACAAATCGGTCGACCGGGAGATGCGTGACCTCGCCGAACTAGAATTGCCCGAGGTGAAGGAGCAAATCGAGGCGCTGGAGCAGGAGATGCAAATCCTGCTTCTGCCGAAGGATGCGGCGGACGAAAAGAGCGCGATCCTCGAAATCCGCGCCGGCACGGGCGGCTCCGAAGCCGCCCTCTTCGCGGGCGATCTCTTTCGCATGTATGAGCGTTTCGCGGCGGAGAAGGGCTGGAAGGTAGAGGTGCTCTCGGCGAGCGAGGGCGAAGCCGGCGGCTACAAGGAAATCATCGCGACGATCACCGGCAGAGGCGTCTTTGCCAAGCTGAAATTCGAATCCGGCGTGCACCGCGTACAGCGCGTGCCGGAGACCGAGGCGGGCGGGCGCATCCATACGTCGGCCGCAACGGTTGCGGTGCTGCCGGAGGCCGAGGAGATCGACATCGAGATCCGGGCCGAAGACATCCGCATCGACACGATGCGCTCTTCGGGTGCTGGCGGCCAGCACGTCAATACGACGGACTCGGCAGTGCGCATCACCCACCTGCCGAGCGGCATCGTCGTCACCAGTTCGGAAAAATCGCAACACCAGAATCGCGCCAAGGCGATGCAGGTGCTGCGCTCCAGGCTTTATGATGCCGAGCGGCAGAGGGCCGATAGCGAGCGCTCTGCCGATCGCAAGAGTCAGGTCGGCTCCGGCGACCGTTCGGAGCGTATCCGTACCTATAATTTCCCGCAGGGGCGGGTGACGGACCATCGCATCAATCTGACGCTCTATAAGCTCGACCGGATGATGGAAGGCGAGATCGAGGAGGTTGTCGACGCGCTGATGGCTGATTACCAGGCGAGTCAACTGGCGCAGCTCGGCGAGCAACAATGA